The sequence GGCTCGCTCCTGTTCCGAGGGCTCTATTGAGTCCTGCTCATGCGACTACAGGCGTCGGGGCCCCGGGGGACCAGATTGGCACTGGGGAGGTTGTAGCGACAACATTGACTTTGGAAGGTTTATTGGAAAAGAGTTTGTCGACTCCAGTGAAAGAGGGAGAGACCTGAAATATATGGTGAATCTACACAATAACCAAGCAGGCAGGATGGTAAGTACAGAAAGTGCTTTCTAACTATTGTTCTTCATGCTAAATTTTATCAGATGTATTGAGTATATCAGCAAAATGGAAATTGAATCCAGATATAGTAGTCACAATATTTTACACTCAGACAGGCATTGCACTGCACCCATGGCATGACCACTGAATGAGTTTTTAAAACACAGTTTAAAAACATCTTAAATGGAAAGCATACAATTTTAATAtgtacaaatgtaaataaaacatgtaaGTATTTTAGAAGCAATAAAAGAACTGCGGTTTTCAGAAAATGGTAATCTTTATACTCATTGGTAGTGGTAAGGTAGTAGATTACTGCCCTACAACAGTCATCAGTACAGGCTCATATACAGCATAAAGAGACTGGAAATGTAGACTGCGGGGAGGATCTGAAGACaaatttgttttacattatattatagaAAAACAAACTTAACTTTAAGGGACTCTAACCTCATGTTTGTTTGTGTGTaggaaaataaatgataattactgTCTGTATCCATTTTCCATCTTTGGATGTGGTAGACTGTACACTTATTTGTATATAATAGGCAACCATTTGTGGTCCTTGCTGttcctttctgctcccccccccccgacccccctTGTACTCTTCCTATAAATatagggtgattcaaaagtcgcagtacacccttttatttcaaaaactctacaggtaattgggaaacctgaatactccagtaaggtatgggtgatgtggtctatcttttacggtatgtaccaaacatgggcgccatcttgaaatcggcccaattcctgtagagtttttgaaataaaagggtgtactgcgacttttgaatcaccctgtataatcCCCTGTAGATAAATGTCTGATACTTACCTATAGTTGAAAGGGGGAGGAATAGTGTAGATAGAAGTGGGGTGTGCGACTTTTTAGTATAGATATATAGGAGAAGGTTTTACTTGGAAAGACAAGAAGAATAATAAGGATGCTTCAAATGGACTCTTTAACTACTGTTTGTAGCAGGCACTGTCATGCAATATATAAAATTCCCTTCTGTACAAAGATTTCTAGAAAGTTATTTCTTTATAATGTCATTAAATACATCATGTGGGAGAGCTTTAAAAATGTGGTTAGTGTGGTTTTATTCTAAATTTGTTTCTAAGCAGCTACTGTATAAGTCAGCGTACATGTGCAAACAATTTATATTATTCCTAAACAGTCATGCAGCAGGCAGGCCTGTAGGTTTTTTTAATCTAGATTTCCCCCATTCAATAGATGCCACCTGAAATAGTGTTCTTGCCAGTGGGGAAATCAGGCTGACAAACACACTTTTTGCAGTATTGCCAGTTGTAGCCATCctgatcttaaaaaggacattatCTATATTAGAAATGTTCTCCTTATAATGGAACTAACCCTGCCAagtatttgtatatattgtagaGAAGGGAGAACTGTCTACCTTACCTTTCCTTGAATGCCAGATGTTTATGGTTATTCAAAAAATCATTCTAAGTTTGCAGAATGGATGGTAGCATTTTTTTATGTCCTTTGAAGGAGTTCAGTTCTTAATAAAAACTAAAACTATGTACTGCCTGTGGCTAAGTTACATTAGTAAGTGTTGTTCACTGACAAAACTAAGTAACTGAAAGAACCACTCATGGTCCAGCAAGAATGCAAACAACAGTAGATGTAGCTCTTTTGGCACCACAGGCCAGATTTACAGCTTCTTTCCACTCCTCTGCATAACATTAAAGGAACATTGTAACCAAAAGATGTATAATCTATATTTATGGTCAAACATATCTGTAAGGAGAGGCCCAGAAGCACGGTAACTGAATTATTGTTGGAGTAGACATTCATATTCACAGATCCAATAgacatgatggtgatgatgatgatgacgaccacAATAATTACTTATTTATTCAAAAGGATGCCAGTGTGGCTTAGTCAAATGAAATTTTATATCAAGTACTTATTTTGACATTGTGGAACTCATGACTGTCAGTGTCCAGGAGGATCAGCCCTCTTCAGAAAATGACTGGACCAGTGGAAGTTATTTGTACATCATGTTCACACTTAGAAAGACGCATTTAAGATTCTTTACATCACAATCAGTTAATTCTAACATTACTACCAGATTGTAATAAAGCAAAGCAGTATATAAATGCATTGTTATTTACTCAAATGTTGCCCAAAAACAGGACACAGTGTCAAGACTGATATTACTGTATGCAACAATGAATTTGAGCAATTATATCTTTAATTATTGTCATATAAAAGTGTAAGAATTGGGATGTTCTGAAAGTAAGACATACAGATTGTATATTGTACAAGTTACATAACGTGAAGGGACAAGGAGTACaaattaatttttgttttgttgataAATGggaaatactgactgcttttgtatactgggcagctttatgtTTGCACTTTGATGATAAACAAGGATGTGCCCCCTCCCAATCCTAAATCTGTCCAGACATTTTACAGATGCCCCCGTGCAGGACAACAGgatttttccaaggtgcaaaatcGCAACTTGTAGCTGGATTTACTTCTGACTCTGATTGAAAAATGTCCATTTACTTTCATATTGAACTACTGATAAAAACTTTAGATCATATTATCATGCACAGTTTAAGTTCAAGATCTAGCATTTGTATTTTGTCAACAGATGAAACACATAGCCATTATAACATACATAGTACAGGGGAAGGATTACTACATAGCTGTTTTGAGCTGTGCAAAAATGTATGCTTCCTTTGCCATTTAGCTCAGTGTTTGAACTTGAGCAGTATTGTACTAGTGCATTATGTAAGGATGTTGTTGTCTTGCAGACAGTGTTATCAGAGATGCGCCAAGAGTGCAAATGTCATGGAATGTCGGGATCCTGCTCTCTCCGGACCTGCTGGATGCGGCTCCCCCCTTTCCGAGCAGTTGGGGATGCTTTGAAAGACCGTTTTGATGGTGCCTCCAAAGTCACTTACAGTAACAATGGCAGTAACCGCGGTGGTTCTCGAAGTGACCTTCCACACCTGGAACCTGAAAACCCCACCCATGCAATGCCTTCTTCTAAAGATCTTGTATACTTTGAGAAGTCCCCAAACTTCTGCAGCCACAGTGAAAAGACTGGAACTCCAGGTACAACAGGACGATTATGTAACAGCACCTCCTTAGGCTTGGATGGCTGTGAACTCCTGTGCTGTGGACGTGGTTATAGAAGTCGATCTGAAAAAATCACTGAACGGTGTCACTGCACCTTCCACTGGTGTTGTCATGTCACCTGTTTGAACTGCACAACCACACAAGTGGTTCATGAATGCTTGTGACAtttgctctcctctgctctgCAATGAGCACATTACAATTGTAGCTCAGCTTTTATTTGAAAGGCTGTGAGCAGCGACAGTGTGGCTTCAAGTCAGGAAACAGCACTGGCAGATTAGCGCTCTATTAGGCTGACATTCCACAGAGAAGAAATCAGGGACATGAGATACTGCTCCAAAATAACTTAAAAACTCAAAGGCTCAAGGTTGCACAGCTCCATTTTAGCCTTGAGTTCTTCAATCCCTCATTACAAATCTGTATATATAAGGTATCATTCAGACCTGTATAGCATACTCTAGTCACTGTACTTATACTGTACTTAAATAGTTGTTCAGCTAGCACTGATTATCTTGCACTGATGACAGTTTTATTAGCTTAACCTTATGTATCTGATACATAGGGATTAATGCCAAACCATGGTACCTCATGTTACACGATAGATACAAGCTGAAGACAATATATATGTTATGCTGTTCTTATCCCTGGAAACAGAACAATTAATATACTCAACAAGGTACAATAAGGTAAGGACTTTCCTGAAGGTAACTCAATTCCAGTTGTGCGTAGAAAGCtaccatatttatattattcacacACAATCTAATGGCGATGCATTAGTATCAGCAGTATTGCAGCCGGGGTTGTGGAGGAGAATGAATAGAACAACGCATGTATGTCTGAGATCTAGGCCTCCCGAGGAACTTATCTCAGGACAGTGGCAAGGAGAGTAATGAAACCAATGCTAGGCAAAGAATGAACTACTGAAAGCAATTGCAGCTCTTGTAGGAGTACATGCTAGTCTAAACCATGAATGAATATTTGTCAATGAGAAACATAATGGCAGAATACCCCACTGGGAATAATATTAGAATCTGAATATGACAAAGGAGGTTTTATTTACTCTCTCAGCTGGATAAGTGGTGGGAACAAAAATTAAGAGGCTCTGTTACCAATATCTAAATGTCGTTCGCAAAAGGCTTGTTTAGTGAGTGGGCCAAACAGACGCCTGTATAGACCCTACACCGAGCAAGTCTGAAACAGAAGAGATTAAAACTTGTCACGTACTGCCATCGGTTGTGAGGGGTTCTCCCTACTTAACATACATGGCACAATTTATTTATGCAAATGCACTTCTTTAAAAGGtcttattgccccccccccccccccccccccattaaatgTTTCTCTTAATTTTCTTAAAAGACACTGGCATATTTTATAGTGGGAACAGAACACATATTTTATAGTGGGAACAGAACActtatttttctctatttttaagGCAGAAAGAGAAACGGTTACTGGGATTTCTTACATTTCAGTATCTgcaaataattgcacacatatttTGACGTGAACTGTTAACTTGGAATCATCACAGGCAAGTTCATCATATTGGAAAAGCTGAAGGGAGGAAGAATATTGGTCTGGAGTAGGTTCCAGGCACAGTTAAAGGGAGAGCTGTCAATTGGAAAACTAATAGTCCTTACAGcagaataatatgtatttatttatttttgtcatttttaacaTCACAAATgaatatctctctccccctctctctctctctctctctctctctctctctctctctctttatatatatatatatatatatatatatatatatatatataatgtgcatatatatgtgtatatatatatatatatatatatatatatatatatatgcatatacatagatatatgcatgtatatgtatatatatatatatatatatatatatatatatatattatatatcagacTTTGCTATAAATGCCTATACTTGGTCAAGTGGACACATGTGGCTTTAGAATTCCGACTAGGTAATCGCCGGTGCAGAACCTTAGAAACTAGAACCCAAGGATTGCCTAGGCAGAATTCTATAGCCAGGTGTACTCTGAGTATGAATTTGTTGTAAAGTCtggtatgtattttttatttatgatagtGATTATTTGTGATGAAATTGaacaaaatgcattattttactgtaatctattgtttgttttttaatattgtgaTAGTTGCCCTTTAAGCATTACTAGCTGTACTTCAGTGACTACACACCATATACAATCCCATTTCTGTTTTGTCTACCTGGATACCTTAGAAATCCCGTTGAACTATAAAGGGACATGTGTCTGACACATGGCAGAGTTTGCATGCTTCATAATTTATGATATTCTGTAGGTGCTATTAAGGCCATAAATGGAAGATACTGATTACTTACACAATGTGTGATCTGATACCACTGATTTCTGAATAAGTCGTGGCTttccatattatatataattgtgcTAAGCATGGATGAATTTATGAAAGGTGTAaatcttgttaatattttaaaaatctaGTGCATCTATGGTAAGATTTACTCCTGTAGGACCATATATTACATCTATTACAATAATCTCTGCCATGTTAGAGATTAAAGTTATATCTGTTATCTTTTCATACCACTGATGTAATGTTCATAGTGTACATATGCTGTCATTACAATGGTCAAAAGCAGCATTGTGTGTCAGTGTTACGTTTATACAACACAAAGTGTTCagaaaatttaaataatagtTCAAATCTAATTATGGCTAATTTGGCACAATGTAGACATCCTTAGTTTTCTGCTTCAAACcttaatgatattttaatattctgtGACAAAATCAACATCGACATATTTGAACAAcatctaaggggcatattaaattaggATTCGCGGCCGCACGGGTCCCGGGACCACAACATCAGGGATTtgtgtgcgcaccccatagggctgTGCACAGAAACCCGCAATGTTGCGATACCGTAATGGCACTTTATAGGCGCAGCCGGGTGTAATCGCGCCcgtgaatcctaattgaatatgacccTAAGTCTACACTCCGCATACATTAATGCTCTTGATCATTGTAATACACAACACCTAGACATTTGTGCAAGTCCAAAAGTGTCAATCTAAATATATATTGGATTATACTTCTTTATTAATTATAAACACCCGGATTAACCACTTGCCGGTACAGTATAGtacgagatatatatatatatatatatatatatatatatatatatatatatatatgtctctagGTTTCATCTGTCTATTGTCTTTACCATTAAAACATCACAACAAGAATCTGTAGTGAgtacaagaaaaatatttaaattaattgaaGCAATATTTAGTTTAATTAGAAAGAGTAAACCCAGATTCGCCATGTTTCCATTATTTCATTGTCATTCACTACAGCATTTTATTAAGGGCACGTCATGAATCTGTTCTTAACACAGCAGGTGTGCCATAAGAGGGCTGGAATTTACTGGCTCAGAAAAAATATTCCTTTACCTATTGAGGTAAATTCAATTTAAAACACCACACTGGAAGTTGCtggatattttatatgtatataaatatggttcATGTACTCATTGACCAACATGCTTCTGTTTCTTGTATGTCACCACTAATGTATATTTCTACTGTGTTCTATGACTGTGGCATACAGTCCTGGGAATAAATGTGCCTCAGAGTCTACTTTAGGGTGTCAGGTGTATTCCTGATGTCACTAATCCAGCTGTGGTCTGTAATTATTCTTAAAACATACAGTTTCTGTCAAATGTAAATGCCTTATTTTGCTTTTTGTGTacattatccaaaatatttttctaggATATATGTGGGAGTTATATTTTGAAGTAGGCTATATCAATATTACCTGTAAATAACCCTGCAGGAATCTGtgtttttgtaaataaaagtatttattgtGATTACTTTTATATCCAACATTATGCTTGTCAGCTTCATTTCTCTGATGTGAATAATTTATAAAACTTGATCCAAATTTGTCCTCTGTGAATGTAAGCCTGTGAACTGTTAGACTGCATGATGTGTGTGGGGGTCACTGGTCCTTCATTAACAACTTAAAATGATGAATTGTCGGATAGAGTCGCACAATGACAATCTGCTATATGTGGTCATTGTGCGACTTCGACTCTGTCTGCATCTCCCTGGTACATGGAATGCCAATGGATGGAAGTATATGTATGAGGTCTCAAGAGGAGCTATCCACAGTTTTGGTGCTGAAAACAGCGGGTGAGGACGGAGCGACAGGGCAGCGTCTGCTGTTATACGCAGGGTCCATATGATGCGCTTATGTCTGCGGTTACACTAACCATACGCAAGATAAGAATCGCGTTCTATAACGCGTTTCATAGTAGCTGATTGGATCCGTACACCTCATCCGTTTCATAATGACCCATGTGATAAATCGCTGTAGTCACGTCCCACCGAGCACGATTAGTTTATTTCAGTCCATTTGCGGTTTAAATGTAAAAGAAAGAGCACACAAGCTGCAGACGCTCCTCAGTATAATGAGGGAGAGCCACCGAAATCTCTGTCCCGAAATAAAAGCTGAATATTTCAGCATGTTTTTCACCTGCTTCCAATTACAGCCAGACTGGGCGTAGCTTACCCCGTGCCTCCCCCTGCACCTTCCCCAGCCCTCACCAGCAGATGCACACTCTCTACCATCTGAAATAAGCTGTGGTTCCTGGGAAGATCCCAAGATCCCCACAAACACGCTTCACATAAGAGGATACATACAGAAATGGCTCATTTTTCCCCCAAGCTCTGCTTTTAATTTCCAGAGATCGGTTATGTGTAGCAGAGGGAGGGGTAATTGCCATCTGTGAAAGTGAGATCCTgattttcttctcttcctcatcCTGGTAACCTCAGTCTGAGGTCAGTCAGGACAGCTGGATGCTAGCATTGCTATACAGAAAGTGGGTCACAGTATAGGTGAGAGGTGTGTGGTAAATCCTCACAATTATTTAGACTTGGCTTGTCTCCATGAAATATGATTTGTTTATTAAACAGTATATCTAAGTGTATtgttttatatctttatttacttgttttgttttatctcCATCTTATTAGTGTCAGCTAGAGGGAAGGCAGAGATTCAACCAGAATATTAACATAAAAACAGGAGAGAAATTATAATTATAGCTACAACATTATGCTTCACATTTGTTTAAGGAcatgttttttgtttgcttttttaacaAGGTACACAATGTTACATGGGAATGACAGGTAAACTTCCAGTAAGATATTTAATCAGATATGGCAGCAACATGTCAAAAATATATTCCAGAAATACTTCTTTTTTTAGAGAGACAGATTCAGCAATgccattattattcttatttttttatttataaagcgccaacttactatgtagcactgtacattgacGGGATCATGACACATACAAGTCATCTATACAATGACGTGAACCAGAAGGTAAAGCTGCCCTACAAAAATGAGCTTAGAAGTGTGGGGAACACGTAAGCAGCATAATAACAATTGAATttgctggtggggaaagtgttTGTGTCTATTCATAGGCAGCaacatattatatatcattggtgacctgcatttctgtgcagcttccAGTGGTGTGGTATGCTTGGAATGAGGAAAGTACTTTCTCCAAAGTACTCCCAATATAATACATCCAGTATGGGGGAATATTTGCATTTAATGGACTTGTATGtattttaaacagtatttaatATATAGCATTTTAAAATATCACCATGTGACAGGATGTAAATGTGTAAGTATCTTGTTGTGTAGCATCTTTATCTTATTAATTCAGTTGTTACCTTACTAAGTATTATTTGCTACTTCTTTGCTGAGGGGAAACAATTACTAAAATCACTTTACATTAGTGATTGGCAACAATGTATTCTTAATGGACCTCACTGGTGGACTTGGATCATGTAAAACAGTGATGGACaacatgtggccctccgagccttcacctgcgggccccagttttattgtcagatttgtttgttatagctgtaACATTTGTTTctaatgcctgctgatatgttattacagataggtgtctctctctttgattaattgtattgttaattacacatattatatgtattttaaaggttagagggccactcATTCTGCCCCTGAAGTGCATCATGTTACCTATCACTATTCTAAACCCATGTGTAGTATCTGTCACTATCCATCATCACACCAGAATACCGATCTTCTAGATAAATTCCCAGTTTAAAGGGATTTCCACTTTTGGATGGTTTTTAAATGCCCTACCTTTCCCACTATATTACTTTGATGGGGGTTCCTTCCCTGGGGATACAGCATTTCTGTTTTGCGCAGGGTTATTGCACTTACATGAAGCTGCGACCTCTGCTGCTCATCTGTGGCAACTCCGGAATTAGGAGAAAAGCAGCCAAATATTGTCTAGTCCCAAATATTCCTTTCCTCCACTTGTCCAAGTGGACTTCGCAGCCTACTGGCACATACACCCCTATTCTGTTGTAAGTTATATTCCAGTAATATTatgttgcaaaataaatatatatagctaTACTTCCCTATGCCTGTAATTAAGTGGCATGTCCTGAAGCACCATATCTGTGAGTCATATTTAAAAGCTTCTGGTGCACATTGTGGTAGCTGGACTTTAGTAACATGAGATCTACTTTTGATCGCTCCCTGCAAGGTGATCCATCACGCTCTCATTTCttaataaaacacacataaatatgcagataatacatatatgtaatcGAAATATAAAATAAGCAGCTATTACAATGATATGCAGTTAAATCAATTGCAGCAAAACAATTTCTCCCTCACTCTGGTTATTGAAAATCACACTGATATCTTATTTCCCGGCTTGTTTGGGTCCCCATGTAATCTCTGCCTACATGCAGACACAAACATCCTCCTGCAGGGGCATGGCTAAAGATTTATGGGCCCCTTAGAAATACCCTCTGGGCCATTATATACAcctatgcatttattattattaaatatgtacGAATCCATTCCCACTACTGCTGATGGTGATACAAACAGCATGTCACCATACTGTATGTGGGAGACTGCTGCcgtgacaaccccccccccccccccaaaaaaaaaccagaacaaaacaaaaagagcTACAGAGGTGAGTGGGGTCCCACGATCTACAAGAGGACACCCAATGGTTTACAGGTGATTACAATCTACCAAAGGCATCACATTTATATACTATTTCGATATGTACAAATATAATGTATTGTTTTGGTCACTGGCTTTTTTTATGATGATTTGTACATTCCACATTAAAAGATTTTGATAAGTTGCATTATATATTGGCATCCGATAAATCATCTAATCAATTCATAGGCATGACAATGAAGCTGTGTTGCTTTATGCAGATACTAGGCCAAACATGGTCTGTGTCTGTTCAAAAAGtcatttaaaacatataattGAACTTGATCTTAAAATGCAGAGGAAAGAACTGAGATCATTTATAGACAAATTCCATGGAGTCTTCATGAAGTTGAACATCTTTGGTCTGATTCAAGCCAAATGCAGTATGACACAGATGCCCCCAATTGTAGTGGACAGTTCCAACTTTGTTAGATCTGCCCCTGGCTGTTTTTTCCCCCAGAAATGTCACCATCAGTTGAACTAAATACCATTGATTCTGTAGTATATAAATTGTTATGCAGCACTTGCTGGACTAATCAGGAGGTGATACCCA is a genomic window of Mixophyes fleayi isolate aMixFle1 chromosome 2, aMixFle1.hap1, whole genome shotgun sequence containing:
- the WNT1 gene encoding proto-oncogene Wnt-1 — protein: MRILTFLVGIKTLWVLAFSSLSNTMAVNNSGKWWGIVNAASTGNVLPGSDIEPVPLVLDPSLQLLSRRQRRLIRQNPGILQSITRGLLSAIRECKWQFRNRRWNCPTGPGNHVFGKIINRGCRETAFVFAITSAGVTHSVARSCSEGSIESCSCDYRRRGPGGPDWHWGGCSDNIDFGRFIGKEFVDSSERGRDLKYMVNLHNNQAGRMTVLSEMRQECKCHGMSGSCSLRTCWMRLPPFRAVGDALKDRFDGASKVTYSNNGSNRGGSRSDLPHLEPENPTHAMPSSKDLVYFEKSPNFCSHSEKTGTPGTTGRLCNSTSLGLDGCELLCCGRGYRSRSEKITERCHCTFHWCCHVTCLNCTTTQVVHECL